One segment of Nostoc flagelliforme CCNUN1 DNA contains the following:
- a CDS encoding ADP-ribosylglycohydrolase family protein: MSTTSDLRLIRAQSSLEGLSVGDAFGERFFLHPDVAESLIVSRAIPASPWYYTDDTQMALSIVSILQEYGEINQDYLAESFAKQYDSQRGYGAAMHRLLTQIRNGESWQKLASSLFNGQGSYGNGAAMRVAPIGAFFAEDLDLVVKQAQASAEITHTHPEAIAGAIAVAVAAAWAARLQGSIPSKQEFLNLVLPYVPESEVSSKIRRACDLSERTPVELAATLLGNGTHVSAQDTVPFALWCAAQHLDNYEEALWLTVSGLGDRDTTCAIAGGIVAVSTGVSGIPTAWVQAREPLPKGDKETITLFRPTGPKELVLIKESGDREFPPRLPEQPIFYPVLNEEYAHKLPVTGMRQVLTQDTSAM, from the coding sequence ATGTCAACAACTAGCGATCTTCGCCTAATTCGCGCTCAATCCTCCCTTGAAGGTTTATCAGTGGGTGATGCTTTTGGAGAGCGATTTTTTCTACATCCAGATGTGGCAGAAAGTCTGATTGTTAGCCGTGCTATCCCTGCATCACCTTGGTATTACACTGACGATACCCAGATGGCGCTCTCAATTGTGTCTATTCTCCAAGAATACGGGGAAATTAACCAAGATTATCTGGCAGAAAGCTTTGCGAAACAATACGATAGCCAACGGGGTTATGGTGCAGCAATGCACAGGCTGTTAACGCAAATACGCAATGGCGAATCTTGGCAGAAATTGGCAAGTAGTCTGTTTAACGGACAAGGTTCTTATGGAAATGGAGCAGCGATGCGCGTTGCACCGATAGGGGCGTTCTTTGCCGAAGATTTGGATTTAGTTGTCAAGCAAGCACAAGCCAGCGCTGAAATCACTCACACCCATCCAGAAGCGATCGCTGGTGCAATTGCCGTAGCAGTTGCTGCTGCTTGGGCGGCAAGATTACAAGGTTCTATACCCAGTAAACAAGAGTTTCTTAACCTTGTCTTACCTTATGTTCCAGAAAGTGAGGTAAGCTCAAAAATCCGCCGTGCTTGTGATTTGTCGGAGAGAACGCCAGTGGAATTAGCAGCTACTCTCCTGGGAAATGGCACTCATGTCTCAGCACAAGATACAGTCCCTTTTGCACTATGGTGTGCTGCCCAGCACCTTGATAACTACGAAGAAGCACTGTGGTTAACTGTAAGTGGCTTGGGAGATAGAGATACTACTTGTGCGATCGCAGGTGGTATTGTGGCGGTATCTACAGGTGTGTCAGGTATTCCCACGGCATGGGTGCAAGCACGAGAACCCTTGCCCAAAGGTGATAAAGAAACAATCACACTTTTCCGTCCTACTGGGCCAAAAGAACTGGTTTTGATTAAAGAAAGTGGCGATCGCGAATTTCCTCCTCGACTACCTGAACAGCCTATTTTCTACCCAGTACTTAACGAAGAATACGCGCACAAATTGCCCGTAACTGGAATGCGGCAAGTACTGACACAGGATACATCGGCTATGTGA
- a CDS encoding tetratricopeptide repeat protein, with translation MGLYDYKGALADYDQIIPLKPQDIQTRFIRARLRSQLKDYKGAIADANYVIQLNPKEAEAYLLRSQIRRHLGDNQGAIADEQTGNTLFKAMDEEDPS, from the coding sequence TTGGGACTGTATGACTACAAAGGCGCATTGGCAGATTATGACCAAATTATCCCCTTAAAACCTCAAGATATTCAAACTCGCTTCATCCGCGCCAGACTTCGTTCTCAATTAAAAGACTACAAAGGTGCGATCGCAGATGCTAACTATGTAATTCAGCTAAATCCTAAAGAAGCAGAAGCATATCTATTGCGTAGCCAAATTCGTCGTCATTTGGGAGATAATCAAGGAGCGATCGCAGATGAACAAACTGGAAATACTCTTTTTAAAGCTATGGATGAGGAAGATCCTAGTTGA
- the ftsH2 gene encoding ATP-dependent zinc metalloprotease FtsH2 codes for MKFSWKVVVLWTLPALVIGFFFWQGAFAGAPTDMSKNAANTRMTYGRFLEYLDGDRVNSVDLYEGGRTAIIEARDPDIENRVQRWRVDLPVNAPELISKLKEKDISFDAHPMRNDGAIWGLLGNLIFPVLLITGLFFLFRRSSNLPGGPGQAMNFGKSKARFQMEAKTGVKFDDVAGIEEAKEELQEVVTFLKQPERFTAVGARIPKGVLLVGPPGTGKTLLAKAIAGEAGVPFFSISGSEFVEMFVGVGASRVRDLFKKAKDNAPCIIFIDEIDAVGRQRGAGIGGGNDEREQTLNQLLTEMDGFEGNTGIIIIAATNRPDVLDSALLRPGRFDRQVTVDAPDIKGRLEILQVHSRNKKLDPSVSLDAIARRTPGFTGADLANLLNEAAILTARRRKDAITLREIDDAVDRVVAGMEGTPLVDSKSKRLIAYHEIGHALVGTLLKDHDPVQKVTLIPRGQAQGLTWFTPNEEQGLISRSQLKARITGALGGRAAEEVIFGAAEVTTGAGGDLQQLSGMARQMVTRFGMSDLGPLSLESQQGEVFLGRDWTTRSEYSESIASRIDGQVRAIVEECYENAKKIVRDHRTVTDRLVDLLIEKETIDGEEFRQIVAEYAEVPEKQQYVPQL; via the coding sequence ATGAAATTCTCTTGGAAAGTCGTAGTACTCTGGACATTGCCTGCTTTGGTAATTGGTTTTTTCTTCTGGCAAGGGGCCTTTGCAGGCGCTCCTACTGACATGAGTAAGAATGCAGCCAATACCCGCATGACTTATGGTCGCTTTCTAGAATACTTGGATGGCGATCGCGTCAACAGTGTGGATCTGTACGAAGGCGGTAGGACAGCAATTATAGAAGCCCGCGATCCAGACATCGAAAATCGTGTCCAAAGGTGGCGTGTGGATTTGCCTGTTAACGCTCCTGAGTTAATTAGCAAGCTCAAAGAAAAAGACATCAGTTTTGATGCTCACCCGATGCGGAATGATGGCGCAATTTGGGGATTGTTGGGCAATCTGATATTCCCAGTTTTATTGATTACCGGGCTGTTCTTTTTGTTCCGGCGTTCTAGCAACCTCCCCGGCGGGCCAGGTCAAGCAATGAACTTCGGCAAATCCAAGGCGCGTTTCCAAATGGAGGCGAAAACCGGGGTCAAATTTGACGACGTAGCCGGGATTGAAGAAGCTAAGGAAGAACTGCAAGAAGTTGTCACCTTCCTCAAGCAGCCAGAAAGATTTACCGCAGTAGGCGCACGGATCCCCAAGGGAGTGCTGTTAGTTGGGCCTCCTGGAACTGGTAAAACTTTACTAGCAAAAGCGATCGCTGGTGAAGCAGGCGTACCTTTCTTCAGTATTTCCGGTTCGGAATTTGTGGAAATGTTCGTTGGTGTGGGTGCATCCCGCGTCCGCGATTTGTTCAAGAAAGCCAAAGACAACGCCCCCTGTATCATCTTCATCGATGAAATCGACGCAGTTGGACGCCAACGTGGTGCTGGTATCGGCGGCGGTAACGACGAGAGAGAGCAAACCCTCAACCAATTACTCACCGAAATGGACGGGTTTGAAGGTAATACAGGCATCATTATTATTGCTGCCACCAACCGTCCTGATGTACTAGACTCAGCATTGTTGCGTCCTGGTCGCTTTGACCGACAAGTAACAGTCGATGCACCCGATATCAAAGGACGTTTGGAAATCTTACAAGTCCATTCACGCAATAAGAAACTAGACCCTAGTGTATCTTTGGATGCGATCGCTCGCCGCACTCCTGGATTTACTGGTGCTGACTTAGCCAACTTACTCAACGAAGCGGCAATTCTGACTGCGAGAAGACGCAAAGATGCTATCACCCTCCGCGAAATTGATGATGCGGTGGATCGGGTAGTTGCTGGGATGGAAGGTACTCCTTTGGTGGATAGCAAGAGCAAGCGCTTGATTGCCTACCACGAAATTGGACACGCTTTGGTTGGAACTTTGTTAAAAGACCATGACCCAGTACAGAAAGTTACCTTAATCCCACGGGGACAAGCGCAAGGTTTAACTTGGTTTACTCCCAACGAAGAACAAGGGTTAATTTCTCGTTCTCAGTTGAAAGCCAGGATTACTGGTGCTTTGGGCGGTCGCGCTGCTGAGGAAGTGATTTTTGGGGCTGCGGAAGTCACAACTGGCGCTGGTGGAGACTTGCAACAGTTATCGGGAATGGCGCGGCAGATGGTGACTCGTTTCGGGATGTCTGACTTAGGGCCACTATCGTTAGAAAGCCAACAGGGTGAAGTTTTCTTGGGTCGTGACTGGACAACCCGATCTGAGTATTCCGAATCTATCGCCTCTCGCATTGATGGACAAGTGCGAGCGATCGTGGAAGAATGCTACGAAAACGCTAAGAAGATTGTCCGTGACCATCGCACTGTCACCGATCGCTTAGTCGATTTGCTTATCGAAAAAGAAACCATTGACGGCGAAGAATTCCGCCAAATTGTGGCTGAGTACGCTGAAGTTCCTGAGAAACAGCAGTACGTACCGCAGCTGTAA